In Sorghum bicolor cultivar BTx623 chromosome 10, Sorghum_bicolor_NCBIv3, whole genome shotgun sequence, one genomic interval encodes:
- the LOC8072912 gene encoding uncharacterized protein LOC8072912, with protein MVEAIGAFGRGLRGPSPYEMSGPFLQKRKKKVLDGFKVHEEAWKTSGCTLMTDAWTDKKGRGIMNLVVHSAQGVLFLDSVDCSTVKKNGKYIFDLVDKCIEDIGEKNVIQVVTDNASVNVAAASLLAAKRPKIFWNGCAAHCLDLMLEDIGKLEPVQETIVNARHVTAFVYAHTRLLDLMRKYLGKDLVRSGVTRFATAYLNLKSLQDNKKELKRLFRDNDLNEMGYLKSAKGKKAEKVVNSEGFWKNVDIAVNLFEPLAIVLRRMDSDVPAMGFLHGYLLEMGQKLKSPLHLAGYYLNPYYYYPNKTNIEKDGSFRAAVIDCVTTLIDDEDIQDNIIEDLNKYKEQQGSFGHDIATRRRRNKDFNPATWWLNHGTATPNLRLLAIKILSLTCSSSACERNWSSFESVHTKKRNRLLHDRMRDLVFVKFNSILRQKKENKGRDPLEKEINDVLEDDNNEFITGVEPNASLEDQEKHKMQQHLKPKPKE; from the exons ATGGTTGAGGCCATTGGAGCCTTTGGTAGAGGTTTGAGAGGGCCTAGTCCCTATGAGATGAGTGGACCATTTTTgcagaaaaggaaaaagaaggtATTAGATGGATTCAAGGTCCATGAGGAAGCATGGAAAACCTCAGGTTGCACACTTATGACAGATGCATGGACAGATAAGAAGGGCAGGGGAATAATGAATTTGGTTGTGCATAGTGCTCAAGGGGTCCTTTTTTTGGATTCTGTGGATTGCTCTACTGTCAAGAAAAATGGTAAATACATCTTTGACCTTGTGGATAAATGCATTGAAGACATAGGTGAGAAAAATGTTATCCAAGTGGTCACCGACAATGCTAGTGTTAATGTAGCAGCAGCAAGTCTTCTAGCAGCAAAGagacccaaaatattttggaatggATGTGCAGCTCACTGTTTAGATCTCATGTTGGAGGACATTGGGAAGCTTGAACCAGTTCAGGAAACAATTGTAAATGCAAGACATGTAACTGCATTTGTCTATGCTCATACAAGGTTGCTGGATTTGATGAGAAAATATCTTGGTAAGGACTTGGTTCGCTCTGGAGTTACTCGATTTGCCACTGCTTATTTGAATTTGAAGAGTTTGCAAGACAACAAGAAGGAGCTCAAAAGGCTCTTTAGAGATAATGATCTCAATGAGATGGGTTACTTGAAGAGTGCTAAGGGGAAGAAGGCAGAAAAAGTGGTGAACTCTGAAGGTTTTTGGAAAAATGTTGATATTGCTGTTAATCTTTTTGAGCCATTGGCTATTGTGCTGAGAAGAATGGATAGTGATGTTCCTGCAATGGGATTTTTGCATGGATATCTGCTTGAG ATGGGACAGAAGTTGAAGAGTCCACTACACTTGGCTGGGTACTATTTGAACCCTTATTATTATTACCCAAACAAGACAAATATTGAGAAAGATGGATCATTTAGAGCAGCTGTAATTGATTGTGTTACGACGCTGATTGATGATGAAGACATTCAAGATAATATCATTGAAGATCTCAACAAATACAAGGAACAGCAAGGGTCATTTGGACATGACATTGCCACAAGGCGGCGGAGAAATAAGGACTTCAACCCAG CAACATGGTGGCTGAATCATGGCACAGCTACACCTAATTTGAGGCTGTTGGCAATAAAGATTCTAAGTTTGACATGTAGCTCCTCTGCCTGTGAGAGGAATTGGTCATCATTTGAATCG GTACACACAAAGAAGCGCAACAGATTACTTCATGACAGGATGAGAGACCTTGTATTTGTCAAATTTAACTCTATACTAAGGCAAAAGAAAGAGAACAAGGGTAGAGATCCCTTAGAGAAGGAAATTAATGATGTGCTGGAGGATGACAACAATGAGTTCATTACTGGAGTAGAACCAAATGCAAGTCTAGAAGATCAGGAAAAGCACAAGATGCAGCAACAtctcaagccaaagccaaaagaATAA
- the LOC8072913 gene encoding uncharacterized protein LOC8072913 — protein MDRRISKEDGEAVKPTRSFRYEDYSTRRVFLRSYPLQWDWSPAQDDDDDDDKDGLSHAEAAAGNRADHADGDECCGGAGSRRWKRQVVAAVTEWGEDKLLLLRRAKKRLALYLIGCHNHGHGRRALPFPSAGGSCTVAMLTSR, from the coding sequence ATGGACCGGAGGATATCCAAGGAGGACGGCGAGGCGGTGAAGCCGACGAGGAGCTTCCGCTACGAGGACTACAGCACCAGGCGTGTGTTCCTGCGCAGCTACCCGCTGCAGTGGGACTGGTCGCCCGcgcaggacgacgacgacgacgacgacaaggaCGGCCTGAGCCACGCGGAGGCTGCGGCCGGGAACAGGGCGGATCATGCCGACGGCGACGAGtgctgcggcggcgccggcagCAGGCGGTGGAAGAGGCAGGTGGTGGCGGCCGTGACCGAGTGGGGGGAAGacaagctgctgctgctccggAGGGCCAAGAAGCGCCTGGCGCTCTACCTGATCGGCTGCCACAACCACGGCCATGGCCGCCGCGCGCTGCCCTTCCCGTCGGCCGGCGGATCCTGCACCGTCGCCATGCTCACCTCCAGATGA